The Xiphophorus couchianus chromosome 14, X_couchianus-1.0, whole genome shotgun sequence genome includes a region encoding these proteins:
- the khnyn gene encoding NEDD4-binding protein 1 has product MDGKRSSGGEGGSGDPEIEDEFACTGMLRGSLTSLHSTVERIFRVTFGIGADDLPNGNNGQIWLKLQGLSTDVKAAKLFVKGVVNQEVQQELSYPGALHCIFCGARGLFMDSLIKNTSALIVVGSPGFLLVSGLAEPVVRAYSLIADLVARYEGTQSKRTEMGDRVLGESLDSRRAFKTLVEKWEDRHVLDLLVLPGTVKEILLDLVKESGLGSSPSPEPMHDNNTGAKSHKDSRDDWDKASSSKKTLPDPFSNADRWAEGKATTYDSAAKDPFLQDFFSPVGTRGKAEGAEERLLHSPQEVGEEEQLEKQATGVKAGKGQGDSEEPEWQLSMGNKEFWLLLKFFTAMGYTEDVVKRVLKKTGPKEASQILDLVQQEQDLSDREQNICSGTSTKKQDGVILHQGKEQPCETEHKEDEDTGEAGHKIKHSNGDFEGVGGEELAIRNHKHSQGRGSEDVQEAEQQEDFVLGVMKKAAATCGYTEENVTKIYSMLAEGSTHQLLLELQKKESKETEGSKKEPREIHDVLVEKEETNLRLAETEAKGKFFIHKEKTDPDEGQTKEPKRSTQLAESDLCTWSNKPKHLAPNQPISQLNQPLNTFIPHQDVLQDVKGPPMPTYASSLGPPLMTFHPNKQQGQTTYRPDPATSKQTHQTHNNAPNSKRHSARDSKQEHPAQPNVFFASDPPSNRARDKRSFMSPSSSVVVTGEQRFLEGLQSPFQLKLTDKSGNPNLRAIVIDGSNVAMSHGLGHFFSCRGIALAVQHFWDRGHRHISALVPQWRQKNDPRIKEQHYMTDLQNLGLLSYTPSREVHGKRISSYDDRLILQLAQKTDGVIVTNDNLRDLLDESPVWRDIIKKRLLQYTFVGDLFMVPDDPLGRGGPHLDDFLRSEHRTPDPGNHSFAGLASTFPSTKPPRSQTEPLNFRDRTPGGAVDSLAFGGRGRGRRWEAESQHRQLGAGGHRMTVTPERNPEETAHLREQLLNIFEGQDNMVTLVLQCHLAERDINVLSDLILEQHKD; this is encoded by the exons TTATTTGTGAAGGGAGTCGTAAATCAGGAGGTGCAGCAGGAACTCTCGTATCCCGGGGCCCTTCACTGCATCTTCTGTGGAGCCAGAGGGCTGTTCATGGACAGCCTGATCAAAAACACTTCAGCGCTCATTGTG GTGGGCTCGCCTGGATTCCTGCTCGTGTCCGGCCTGGCCGAGCCGGTGGTGCGAGCCTACTCACTGATCGCAGACCTAGTGGCGAGGTATGAAGGCACCCAGTCCAAACGCACTGAGATGGGGGACAGAGTCTTGGGTGAGTCCCTGGATTCGCGAAGGGCCTTCAAAACTCTGGTGGAGAAATGGGAGGACAGACACGTTCTGGATCTTCTCGTACTTCCAGGGACTGTGAAGGAAATCCTTCTGGATTTGGTGAAAGAATCGGGCCTTGGATCGAGTCCAAGCCCAGAACCGATGCATGACAACAATACAGGTGCAAAATCACATAAAGATTCCAGAGATGACTGGGACAAAGCCAGTAGTTCTAAGAAAACACTCCCCGATCCTTTCAGTAACGCTGATCGATGGGCTGAAGGGAAGGCTACAACTTATGACTCTGCAGCAAAGGACCCCTTTCTCCAAGATTTTTTCTCTCCTGTAGGCACCAGAGGGAAGGCAGAAGGGGCTGAGGAAAGACTTTTGCACTCTCCTCAGGAAGTGGGGGAAGAGGAACAGCTTGAGAAACAGGCAACTGGCGTCAAGGCGGGCAAAGGACAAGGGGACAGTGAAGAGCCAGAGTGGCAGTTGTCAATGGGAAACAAGGAGTTCTGGCTTCTTTTAAAGTTCTTTACAGCCATGGGGTACACGGAGGATGTTGTAAAACGTGTTCTTAAAAAAACGGGGCCTAAAGAGGCGTCACAGATTCTGGACTTAGTTCAACAGGAGCAGGACCTCAGTGACCGGGAGCAGAACATATGTAGTGGtacaagcacaaaaaaacaagatggtgTTATTTTGCACCAGGGAAAAGAGCagccctgtgagacggagcacAAAGAGGATGAGGATACAGGGGAAGCAGGGCATAAAATAAAGCATAGCAACGGAGATTTTGAAGGAGTAGGAGGCGAGGAGTTGGCGATAAGAAATCACAAACACTCTCAAGGACGGGGTAGTGAAGATGTTCAGGAGGCAGAACAACAGGAAGACTTTGTCCTAGGGGTAATGAAGAAAGCAGCTGCTACATGTGGATACACTGAGGAGAATGTGACCAAAATCTACAGCATGTTGGCTGAGGGGTCCACTCACCAGCTACTTCTAGAGCTGCAGAAAAAGGAAAGCAAGGAGACAGAAGGCTCCAAGAAAGAACCAAGAGAGATTCATGATGTCTTGGTGGAAAAAGAAGAGACAAATCTCAGACTAGCTGAGACTGAGGCAAAAGGGAAgttttttattcacaaagaaaaaacagatcCTGATGAAGGACAAACCAAAGAACCAAAGCGGTCTACGCAGTTAGCAGAATCCGACCTGTGTACCTGGAGTAATAAACCAAAGCATCTGGCCCCTAATCAACCCATTTCACAGTTAAACCAGCCTTTAAACACGTTTATACCTCACCAAGATGTCCTGCAAGATGTCAAGGGGCCCCCCATGCCTACCTACGCCTCTTCTCTAGGTCCTCCACTAATGACTTTTCACCCCAACAAGCAACAGGGCCAAACCACCTACAGGCCCGACCCGGCCACGTCCAAGCAAACGCATCAAACTCACAATAATGCGCCAAACTCAAAGCGCCACTCTGCAAGAGATTCAAAGCAAGAGCATCCAGCTCAGCCCAACGTCTTCTTCGCAAGTGACCCGCCCTCCAATAGAGCGAGGGATAAACGGAGCTTCATGTCACCTTCTTCGTCCGTGGTGGTGACTGGGGAGCAGCGCTTCCTGGAGGGTCTTCAGTCCCCCTTTCAGCTAAAGCTTACGGACAAATCTGGAAACCCGAACCTGAGGGCAATCGTTATCGACGGGAGCAACGTGGCAATGAG TCACGGGTTGGGTCATTTCTTCTCCTGCAGAGGAATCGCTCTGGCCGTCCAGCATTTTTGGGACAGAGGCCATCGTCACATCAGCGCTCTGGTGCCACAGTGGAGGCAGAAGAATGACCCCAGGATAAAAG AGCAGCACTATATGACGGACCTGCAGAACCTGGGCCTGCTTTCCTACACCCCCTCCAGAGAGGTCCATGGCAAGAGAATCAGCTCTTATGATGACAG ACTGATACTGCAGCTTGCACAAAAAACAGATGGCGTGATAGTAACCAATGACAACCTGAGAGACCTCTTGGATGAGTCGCCTGTATGGAGGGACATCATCAAAAAGAG ACTTCTTCAATACACATTTGTCGGCGATCTCTTTATGGTTCCAGACGACCCGCTGGGCAGAGGAGGGCCTCACCTGGACGATTTCTTACGTTCAGAGCATAG GACTCCCGACCCAGGAAATCATTCGTTCGCCGGTTTAGCAAGCACTTTTCCTTCCACCAAGCCGCCTCGCTCCCAAACCGAACCCTTAAACTTCCGCGACCGAACCCCCGGGGGCGCTGTGGACTCTTTAGCTTTCGGCGGCCGAGGGAGGGGCAGGAGGTGGGAGGCGGAGAGCCAGCACAGGCAGCTCGGGGCGGGCGGCCACAGGATGACGGTGACCCCCGAGAGGAACCCCGAGGAGACGGCTCACCTGAGGGAGCAGCTGCTCAACATCTTCGAGGGACAGGACAACATGGTGACGCTGGTGCTGCAGTGCCATCTGGCAGAGAGAGACATAAATGTGCTTTCTGATCTCATCTTAGAGCAGCACAAGGACTAG
- the LOC114157086 gene encoding adenylate cyclase type 4, with protein sequence MPDESRTFPDEFRPRQEAAQVALVPNIVVISSDGKGKASTLELKRDGLKQQDVPGGSLSGLGASPVSVELGEVKTAHVPEPLKAISLLRGREVSVDQESPVDPSGIKLQNDMNLPLQANSCTDSDYSSTKSSPGYACNGFGTDLYDGERLELETRKLEKMSSVSPVNLSGTSLDSDKARKSNLDFNRGDSMLDLTGKSKAVNTTNSSSPRSSVVRQNRDSMDVGSVRYLEDDYVDRQSTRSRRSVKEGVFCCYQATNRAFLRCVEETPAMLSGLLLSIIFCVVIIIVIAATGRTEEPYLGDHVGALSVVCVVLCLNVILLVCLPWVATVRRCGGALALFVWEMLYVTAMVFIFTGGEVNAWEQVAFFLFLSLSVYTVLPLSLTWALIVGIGSSVSHIIIISVYVPVKNANTRPNIPQLAEQLVANAVLFVCVNCFGVFHLWMTENDLRASNKKREEFSAVRSQKEVKKYQQEGLLLSVLPRYIAVELKSEVIRRLSKPKGDEAKETSNHPNFHSLYVRQHRDVSILYADIVGFTKLASTCTPEELVAVLNKLFGKFDDIAKKNGCLRIKILGDCYYCVSGLPDPIPTHAINCVQMGLDMCTAINELRRATEVDINMRVGVHTGNVLSGVIGSQKWQYDVWSNDVTLANQMESGGLPGRVHITEETLQHLNGAYEVEDGDGESRNTHLNGRKTFLVIDPNKPSSVPRRPNLAAGENKQRASVRMSQYLKSWKNVHPFADLSNPQKKKPFKPLKGVIPRPRLTSTEETHFHNNPNRLSIDSSIKGSLDTVDIAGRKVKKLNWLTLLFNDLCVEKQFRLSKVTNLHYSVSCIVIIFVTLFTVQMLVSEKNFQMAVSYGVTFPVMVALLVISFVAYMKKLHSKLPLNVQWVVKLSRNLLARAVLRLFLVTLCILITLLMAILNLIVLPGRNCTSVTNTTYLGGQRLYNLPYYLYCCLLAMLGVMVFVRICFSVKGFLLTLAVVVYLALFLKVYENESNCLVDVFYDTNHTHVGVLKDPQIMSGIWLVIFYFVCLILARRDELTCRVDFLLECCFQTEREEMETMENVNKLLLQNVMPLHVASFFMGKAVRNQDLYSESYECVCVLFASMPQFKEFYNESSANGDGLECLRFLNEIIVDFDDLLSKPKFSSVEKIKTIGSTYMAAAGLRHSPVGEDNKKIDMTYTTVRTMVEFAIAMMRKLEKLNQHSFNNFKLRIGANHGPVIAGVIGAHKPQYDIWGNSVNVASRMESTGELDKLQVTEETSQIIQSVGYDVTLRGKVNVKGKGELTTYYVKTDHSTPQF encoded by the exons ATGCCAGACGAGTCCAGAACTTTCCCGGATGAATTCAGGCCCAGACAAGAAGCAGCACAGGTAGCCTTAGTGCCAAACATTGTTGTCATCTCCAGCGATGGCAAGGGCAAAGCTAGCACCTTGGAGCTCAAAAGAGACGGCCTCAAACAGCAAGATGTTCCTGGAGGGAGCCTGTCAGGACTTGGTGCGTCCCCGGTTTCTGTAGAGTTGGGCGAGGTGAAGACGGCGCATGTTCCCGAACCTCTCAAGGCCATTTCTTTGTTGAGGGGGAGAGAAGTGAGCGTGGATCAGGAGTCCCCGGTTGATCCATCTGGCATTAAGCTACAAAACGACATGAACCTTCCACTGCAGGCAAACAGCTGCACCGACTCggactacagcagcaccaagtCCAGCCCCGGTTACGCCTGCAACGGCTTCGGCACGGACCTCTACGATGGAGAGCGGCTGGAGCTCGAAACAAGGAAGTTGGAGAAGATGAGCTCCGTTTCCCCCGTCAACTTGTCTGGGACCAGCCTAGATTCGGACAAGGCCAGGAAGAGCAACCTGGACTTTAACCGAGGCGATTCCATGTTGGACCTGACTGGCAAATCGAAAGCGGTAAACACGACTAATAGCAGTTCACCCAGATCGTCCGTCGTTAGGCAAAACAGAGACAGCATGGACGTCGGGTCCGTGCGGTACCTCGAGGACGACTACGTCGACAGGCAGAGCACCCGGTCTAGACGGAGTGTGAAAGAAGGGGTGTTTTGCTGCTATCAGGCCACAAACAGAGCTTTCTTGCGCTGCGTTGAGGAGACTCCAGCCATGCTGTCGGGCCTGCTGCTGTCCATCATCTTCTGCGTggtcatcatcatcgtcattgCCGCTACAGGCAGG ACAGAAGAACCGTACCTCGGCGATCACGTTGGTGCCCTGTCGGTGGTGTGCGTGGTTCTCTGTCTGAACGTGATCTTGCTGGTGTGCCTGCCCTGGGTGGCCACAGTAAGACGCTGTGGAGGAGCGCTGGCGCTCTTCGTCTGGGAGATGCTTTACGTCACGGCGATGGTCTTCATCTTCACAGGGGGAGAGGTGAACGCATGGGAACAG GTGGcgttttttctcttcctgtctctgaGTGTTTACACAGTCCTGCCTCTCTCTCTGACCTGGGCCCTCATAGTTGGGATAGGAAGCAGTGTTTctcacatcatcatcatcagtgtgTATGTCCCTGTCAAGAATGCAAACACTCGTCCAAACATTCCACAACTTGCCGAGCAG CTGGTGGCGAACGCCGTGCTGTTCGTGTGCGTCAACTGCTTCGGGGTCTTCCACCTGTGGATGACCGAGAACGATCTCAGGGCATCCAACAAGAAGCGGGAAGAGTTCAGCGCCGTGCGCTCCCAGAAGGAAGTGAAGAAGTATCAGCAG GAGGGGCTCTTGCTGTCGGTGTTGCCACGCTACATCGCCGTGGAGCTGAAAAGTGAGGTCATCAGGAGGCTGTCCAAGCCAAAGGGCGACGAGGCGAAAGAAACCAGCAACCACCCCAACTTTCACAGTCTTTACGTTCGGCAGCACAGGGATGTCAG CATCCTGTATGCAGACATTGTCGGCTTCACTAAGCTAGCGAGCACCTGCACGCCCGAGGAGCTGGTCGCGGTCCTCAACAAGCTTTTTGGCAAATTTGACGACATTGCAAAG AAGAACGGGTGTCTCCGCATCAAGATCCTGGGGGACTGCTACTATTGTGTTTCCGGCCTCCCTGACCCCATTCCCACCCACGCCATCAACTGCGTTCAGATGGGCCTGGACATGTGCACCGCCATCAA TGAACTTAGACGGGCTACAGAAGTGGATATCAACATGAGGGTTGGCGTTCACACTGGCAACGTGCTCTCCGGTGTGATTGGCTCTCAGAAGTGGCAGTATGACGTCTGGTCAAATGATGTTACCTTAGCCAATCAAATGGAGTCCGGAGGCCTTCCTGG GCGAGTCCACATAACCGAAGAAACACTGCAGCACCTGAATGGAGCGTACGAGGTGGAGGACGGGGATGGGGAAAGTCGAAATACTCACCTTAACGGGAGAAAAACATTCCTGGTTATTGACCCTAACAAACCAAGCAGTGTTCCGCGAAGGCCTAATCTG GCAGCAGGTGAGAACAAGCAACGGGCGTCCGTCCGAATGTCTCAGTACCTCAAATCTTGGAAGAACGTCCACCCTTTCGCCGACCTGAGCAACCCACAGAAAAAGAAGCCCTTCAAGCCTCTCAAAGGCGTCATACCGCGTCCACGGCTGACATCGACG gaagaaacacattttcacaacaaTCCCAACCG tcTGTCTATTGACAGCAGCATAAAGGGATCGCTGGACACAGTGGACATAGCTGG gAGGAAAGTGAAGAAACTCAACTGGTTGACTCTGTTGTTTAATGACCTCTGTGTCGAGAAACAG TTCCGCCTCTCAAAGGTGACAAATTTGCACTACTCGGTGAGCTGCATCGTCATCATTTTCGTGACTCTTTTCACCGTCCAGATGCTTGTCTCTGAAAA GAACTTTCAAATGGCAGTGTCTTACGGTGTGACCTTCCCCGTAATGGTGGCACTTCTGGTCATTTCTTTTGTTGCATACATGAAG AAATTGCACTCCAAGTTGCCATTAAATGTCCAGTGGGTAGTGAAGCTGTCGCGCAACCTCCTTGCCAGGGCGGTGCTGCGGCTTTTCCTCGTCACTCTGTGTATCCTCATCACTTTGCTTATGGCCATCCTCAACTTG ATCGTCCTCCCAGGAAGAAACTGCACGTCGGTCACTAACACCACATATTTAGGAGGACAGAGACTGTATAATCTGCCT TACTACCTGTACTGCTGCCTGCTGGCCATGCTGGGAGTGATGGTGTTTGTTAGGATCTGCTTCTCTGTGAAGGGATTCCTGCTCACGCTGGCTGTGGTGGTGTACCTAGCCCTCTTCCTCAAAGTCTACGAAAACGAGTCCAACTGCCTTGTGGATGTGTTCTATGATACAAATCACACACA TGTCGGGGTGCTGAAGGACCCTCAGATCATGTCCGGGATCTGGCTGGTCATCTTTTACTTTGTGTGCCTCATTCTGGCTAGACGG GATGAGCTGACGTGTCGCGTAGACTTCCTGCTGGAGTGCTGCTTCCAAACAGAGCGAGAGGAGATGGAGACCATGGAGAACGTCAACAAGCTCCTCCTACAGAACGTCATGCCACTTCACGTCGCCTCCTTCTTCATGGGCAAAGCCGTCCGCAATCAA gacCTGTACAGCGAGTCATAcgaatgcgtgtgtgtgttgttcGCATCGATGCCTCAGTTCAAAGAGTTTTACAATGAGAGCAGCGCCAACGGAGACGGCCTGGAGTGTCTGCGCTTCCTCAATGAGATCATAGTGGACTTCGATGAC CTTCTGTCTAAGCCCAAATTCTCTTCCGTTGAGAAGATTAAGACGATTGGCAGCACTTACATGGCTGCTGCAGGACTAAGACACTCCCCTGTAGGAGAAGACAATAag